The nucleotide window taatctagaattaaatgtcgacaaaacgaaggagatggttgtcgacttcaggagggcgcagccgaagcatacacccctcaacatcagtggaacttcagtggagagagtggagagcataaggtTCCTcgttgtgcaaattacagacagcctcacctggtccaggaacaccactgggaccgtcaaacgggcccatcagcgactgcacttcctgaggaaactaaaacaggcctcactccccaccaacatcctcaggactttctacaggggtacggtggagtctgtactcacgtactgcataaatacgtggtactccacctgcaactgctcggacaggaaggctctgcagagggtagtgaggggagcagagaggatcattggcgtctccctaccctcggtacaagaactgttccagagccgctgtctgaaaaaaaactcagagaattgctaaggacaaactgcaccacctccacatacacctggatctcctgccatcaggcaagagatatcgaagcatcaaagcccggactacaagactgctaaacagcttcctaccacaggctgtgaggctgctaaacagtcactctgtactcacagtcacttgattcagcggcttggcacggacactttaatcttcttcttcttctatgtggtgttttttggcggttggcaaacaacttttttggtgcattaccgccaccaactggcatggtgtggatcaaacaacaccattacatatactaataacctatatccttccgaacaaattggttaccctaagaaaatgcaacaggatttgatagcacttatatgaacttccttgcaaaatatctaccaaatcaaattgtattctttcttttctgaactgctcactcatccgttctctctcctcctcatacctctaacaatgtacaatgacatgctctattgtctcttcttgcccacagtattcacatctacctgtattatgcttgcctattataaaaagtgtactgttcagaccagtgtgtccaaatctaattcttgagattactgtctcctcttttctgttttttcctgcacatctcatttctcccactttcctctggactctgtagaaccaccgtcctttccgctcttcatcccattgcttttgccatctttccttcagtctttgcttaataatgtctttgatttcagttttacctatgttaatacttaaatcaattttacttctttttgctacctcttttgctaccttatctgccatttcgtttcctctaatgccaatgtgtgacggacactttaataactgtcaCTGGCCACTTtagtaactggcactggccactcaaatcagctgccccggacatttttatgattggttttattgtattttaacgttgtgtttttacccgcttttaactatttatactgtttcatcagggactggattgtttttagtgttattatgtgtgaaatgttttaaatttcatgtgcgatgctccgctattccctgggaaacgtctttttattttgcactgtacaactgttgcttgcaagatgacaataaaggttgattgattgattgattgattgattgattgattgattgattgattgattgattgattgattggttgattgattgattgatattccATTCACCCGACTTCTGCAATATATCGACAAAACAAATGTTCGTTAAAATAATGTATTATTATCAGTGTTATATCTTTCAATATAGTCTATTAAATAAAACTTAAACTTTTAAATTCCTAATTAATTCATCTTATTCTTCCTCTTCACCCCGTCTCTCCAGGTCGGCGGAATCCACGGCCACCTCCTGGTAGTCCTTCTCCAGCGACGCCATGTCCTCCCGCGCGTCCTGGAACTCCCCTTCCTCCAGCCCCTCTCCCACGTACCAGTGGACAAAGGCCCGCTTGGCGTACATCTTGTCGAACTTGAGGTTGAGACGGGACCAGGCCATGGAGATGGCGGTGGTGTTGCTCAGCATGCAGAGGGCGCGTTGCACCTTGGCCAGGTCGCCCCCCGGCACCACAGTCGGGGGCTGGTAGTTGATGCCCACCTATGGCCGGAAGAAAAATATCTTATAATCAAATctacttgcaaaaaaaaaaaccatgttccattattaatTTAATATGCGCCCAAAAATTAACCAAACAACGTTTagtacatctgtctgaagaagggtttcggcccgaaacgtcgcctatttccttcgctccatagatgctgctgcacccgctgagtttccccagcaattttgtgtaccaacgttTAGTACACCCTTGCCATTCCCTAAAATAAGTCTCCGGCTGTAAGTATTCTCTGGATAGCCATCAATGTCGCAAGTTCCGATATGCGTGTTAGAGCCATGAAGGTATGGAGCTGTGCAGatgggaaacatgcccttcgaaccaccttgtccatgccccaAGAGTTGGCACATTCGGCTCGTCTCATTTGCCTGTAGCTGGCCTTAATCTCCAAAACCAATCAGATTCATATGTTTTGGGATTTACTACATGTACCTAACTTCCAGAATGCATTcagatgcagtgaagaaagctaatggattgttggccttcataacaagaggatttcagtacaggagtaaagaggttcttctgcagttgtatagggctctggtgagcccacatctggagtattgtgtacagttttggtctcctaatttgaggaaggacatccttgtgattgaggcagtgcagcgtagattcacgagattgatccctggaatggcgggactgtcatatgaggaaagattggaaagactaggcttgtattcactggagtttagaaggatgagggggtttcttatggaaacttataaaattataaaaggactggtcaagctagatgcaggaatttttttcgcaatgttgggcgagtccagaaccagaggccacacagacttcgaataaaggggaggtcatttaagactgaggtgagaaaaactttttcacccagagagttgtgaatttatgaagttccctgccacaaagggcagtggaggccaagtcactggatggatttaagagagagttagatagagctctaggggctagtggagtcaagggatattgagagaaggcaagcacgggttattgataggggacgatcagccatggtcacgatgaatagcggtgctggctctatgggccgaatggcctcctcctgaacctattttctatgtttctatgtttctacgaaacACGCGAATTGGTCACACTCACCTTGAACCCGGTCGGACACCAGTCCACGAACTGGATGGAGCGCTTGGTCTTGATGGTGGCGATGGAGGCGTTGACGTCCTTGggcaccacgtccccgcggtacaaCATGCAGCACGACATGTACTTGCCCTGGCGAGGGTCGCACTTCACCATCTGGTTGGCCGGCTCGAAGCATGCGTTGGTCAGTTGTGGAACGGACAGTTCCTCGTGGTAAGCCTTCTCGGCCGAAATAATGGGAGCGTAGGTGACGAGCGGGAAATGGATGCGCGGGTAGGGGACCAGGTTGGTCTGGAACTCAGTAAGGTCCACGTTGAGGGCCCCGTCGAAGCGCAGCGAGGCGGTGATGGACGACACGATCTGCGCCAACAGGCGGTTGAGGTTGGTGTAGGTTGGGCGCTCGATGTCCAGGTTCCGCCGGCACAAGTCGTAAATGGCCTCGTTGTCCACCATGAAGGCGCAGTCGGAGTGCTCCAGGGTGCAGTGGGTGACCAGCACCGCGTTGTAGGGCTCGACCACGGCTGTGGAGATCTGCGGCGCCGGGTAGACGGAAAATTCCAGTTTGGATTTCTTGCCGTAGTCCACGGAGAGTCTCTccatgaggagggaggtgaagcccgagccggtgccgccgccgaaacTATGGAAGATGAGGAACCCCTGGAGTCCGGTGCAGAGATCGGCCTGAGGGCGGAGAAGGGGCAAAGCATCAATTCTTGATTGGGAAGGGGCGACGCGATAGGATCACGTTCGTCTCTATAGCCGGCGCTGAGAAAGATAGTGCGGTGGGTATCTCAGTGTTGCAGGGAGAGGTAGCATTGGGAATCCGGGAGCATCGTGGCCGCAGTACTCGGGAATGGACCTGTGTAACCGGATACATTGCGCTTCAAGCACGCGGAACGTCGTACAAGAATATGCATTCGCTGAGCAACCTACCAGCTTCCGGATGCGATCCAGGACTAGGTCCACGATCTCCTTGCCGATGGAGCAGTGGCCCCGGGCGTAGTTATTGGCCGCGTCCTCCTTGCCGGTGATGAGCTGCTCGGGATGGAAGAGCTGGCGGTAGGTGCCGGTCCGCACCTCGTCtgtagggggaggggagcacGGAAGCGTGAATTCACCATCGGCGCACACTCCTCCATCCCCGCACGGGAGAAGTTTAAGACAACGCTCTACATTCtccggaccccccccccccccccccaccttaccgATCACCGTGGGTTCCAGGTCGATGAACACGGCCCTTGGTACGTGCTTGCCCGCCCCCGTCTCGCTGAAGAAGGTGTTGAACGAATCGTCGCCGCCTCCGATGGTCGAGTCGGTGGGCATCTGTCCATCTGGCTGGATCCCGTGCTCCAGGCAATACAACTCCCAGCAAGCGTTGCCAATCTGGACGCCAGCCTGGCCGATGTGGATTGAAATACACTCGCGCTGTTGGCGAGCGGAAACAGGCGGTGAGATGGACTCCACTTAGACTGGCTCAAAGCGCATTGATCGCGAACAGACCCACACCCTTTGTGAGCACCGTCTCAATTCTACCCACCTCTACAATTCGCGCACACACCACGCTGCATTCGCCTTTTTCTACCCTCGAATCCCTGGCAAATTCCCGCCCCGTGAGTACCCTGCGCCCTTCCCTCCCACCGTCGCCTCATTCCCGCTCAGCGTATCCATTCAGCCACTACGATCCCAATTCCCCGGGTGCGCTCTCCCCTTCCCGTGTCCAGTCTCGAACACCAGTccacaaatcctcccccccccccccccgtggatcCCTCGCCCGGGTGCAACACGCGCGTCTCAAGGGCATTCTCCCGCGCGCTCACCATGTTGCTCCGCTCGCGTGTTGCCAGAGACAGTGACACAATACTGCGCCGCTCCGGCATTTATACGGCCCCCGGGTATAGAACGTTAGCGCTGACCAAAGGAGCGCTGACTGGTCAGTGAGAACAATGGCCTTGGTTGCCACAGGAAACAAACACCTAAAGTTCCAAGGCGCTCATTGATGAATAATCCACAATGTGTGACGTAGAAAGATGGACCTTCAGTGACGCAATCAATTGCCCGTTGTCATCTGCCAGATTACAATCCATCACTTGCCGCTAGAAATACAGCGGTCTGACCAAATGCCCCCAAGTGAAACCTAGCGCCACCTATTACACTTCCTCGCCCAATGAAATAAACCATTCGTACATGAACCAGCTCCCCAGTGCCATAATCTGCTAGATTCCAATCTATCACTTGCCGCTGGACATacagccttggacttggaggaagtggggaggggtcaaatgtgattttttttttagtgtgaGGACCAGCTTCGCTAGGCAGAGAGAGTGTTAGTAAAGAGAAATTCGTTGGTTCagaggtcgaggaagaaacggaggacaTTAAGGCCTtccagttggggggagggggggggtggaggagtacagtgcctgaacgtccatagtaaagatgcggGATTGGGGGCTTCGAAAGCGgaagtcaaggtttcaaggtcattgaagagacgaagtGTATGTGGGGCATCTTAGACATAGGACGGGAGAGATTGAACCAGGGAAGATGGGATGGattcgaggtacgtggaaatcatttccgtgtgacaggagcaggcagggtctgtcagggcagttgtgtttgaggATGGGTCTGTCAGGGCAGTTGTGATTGAGGATtttggagagaaggtacaaacgggCAGTGCTTGATCTTCTAATTCCCGTGGTCTATTTCTGGGCCTGTGGCACAATGCAGCATGGTGACCATCATCTCCTTTTCATTTCTCTGCTTCAGTCATATAGCGTGGCGGCACAGAAAGGGTGCAATGCGGTGGCTACATCGGCCGCCGACGCTGCCACATTTGTAATGTGTCGAATTACTGATTATaggtcatgttgcatttgtataagacgttggtgagatcgcatttagaatattgtgtgtgCTTCTGGCCACCTTGTATAGGGAAGATATTGTcgtgcttgaaagggttcagagaagatttacgagtgtTCTGCCAGGACTAGAAAGTCTggtctatatggagaggttgagtacgctgggtctctattctttggagcgcaggatgatgaggggtgatcttatagaggtgtgtaaaatcatgagaggaatagatggggttcaTACActaaatctcttgcccagagtagcggaatagaagaccagaggacatagcttcaaggtgaaggggaatagatttaataggaatctggagagtagctttttcacacaaaggttggtgggtgaatGGACCAAGCTGTCATAggagactatcccaaagtttgaaAAACAGTTAGTAAgagacacggataggacaggtttagagggatatggaccaagcgcaggcaggtggaactactgTAGCCGGTGTTGGcaggttgggcagaaggacctgtttccacactgtatcaatctatgactatgattctataaggaaacatattttaaaatagtCGGAACAGCGGCATAGTGGTGGATTTGCTGCTGATAGACGAGGAGGGAAAGAGtaacgagagagagggagggatttgtgactctcaggaatcaaagcagtcaaatCTGTGTGGAGCCAGGGGAGATGGACAAGAACctgaatgagtatttctcctctgtattttccGTGGAGAAAGACAGGAGAACGGAGGAACTAGGGTCAGTCAATGGAAgtatcttgagagcagtcagcatTACGGTCGAAGTGgcgctgaaggtactatcgtgtatgtaGGGGGATAAATCTCGATGGCCTGGTCAGATATTATTCCGACCACATTTacggaaaccagagaggaaattgcgggagctttGGTTATAATTTTCGAGTCGGCTTCATATTCAGGACATGTGCTTGGAGACTGTAGGTTGGTAAatgttgtgtctttctttcaAGATGGGCTACAGGGGAAAtgctgggaattataggccagtgagcttaagatctgtagttggaaagttactagagaatattctgagggatatgatatacaggcatttagaagcatagaaacatataaacatagaaaataggtgcagtagaagaggccattcggcccttcgagcttacaccgccattcaatatgatcatggctgatcatccaactcagtatcctgtacctgccttctctccataccacttgatccctttagccataagggtcacatctaactccctcttaaatatagtcaatgaactcgccacgaataccttctgtggcagagaattccagagattcaccactctctgtgtgaaaaaaaaaattctcatctttgtcctaaatggtttcccccttatccttaaactgtgactccttgttctggagttccccaacatcgggaacaatcttcctgcatctagcctgtccaaccccttaagaaatttgtacgtttctataaggaacccccccccccccccctcaatcttctaaattctagctagtacaagacgagtctatccaagctttcttcatatgaaagtcctgacatctttcAGTACAGTAGATGTTGCAtatgtggacttcagtaaagcattcgacaCGATTCATCATGGTAGGTTCCTCTGGAACGTTAAATGGCATGGGATCCAAGCTGAATGTAAAGAAAATCGCAttcttggaaggaagcagagggggatgctggaaggttgcttctcggactggaggactatgaccagtggtgtgcctcgtggttcggtgctgggcccgttactgtttgtcatctacacccacaatttggatgagaagaaACAtggcaacattagcaagtttgcagatgatacaaagatggtTGGttaggcaggcagtgaagatggttgtgaaaaattgcagcaggatcctgATCAATTAGtcaagtggactgaggaatggttgatggaattgaatgcagaaAATAAAGGAAGGTTTTaccttttgggaagtctaacgtgggctggcagtgaagaaagcgaatggcatgttggccttcataacaagaggagttgagtagaggagcaaagaggtccttctgcagttgtacagggccctagtgagaccacacttggcgtattgtgtgcagttttgttctccaaatttgaggaaggacattcttgctatttaggcagcccagcgtagattcacgagattaaTTTCAGggttgacgggactgtcatatgttgatagaatgcagcggctgagcttgtatactctgggatttagaaggGCGAGAGGGggacattgaaatatataagattagatgcaggaaacgtgttcccggttttgggggagtccagaaccagaggccacagtttaagaatattgggcaaggccattttgaacggagatgaggaaaacactttttcacacagagggttgtgaatttgtggaattctctgcctcagaaggcagtggaggccaattggcTGTATGCTTCACGCCGGTATGATTTCCAATCAGCTGGTCTGTAATCGACTGCCGCAGTTATGATAGGGACTTATTCAAGGACAGCTGCTCCCAAATTACTCCCGCCCAGTTTGTTATCAACGcactgactcccacaattatCTCCACTACACCTCTTCCCACTCTGCTTGCTGCAAATACTCCATCCTCTAATCCAAATTCCTCCGTCTCCGTCGCATCTGCGCCCATACtgaagtgttccataccaggacattcgAGATGCGAGCATTCTTTAGGGAACCGGGGTAATCCTTTTCCCCATCATATATGCGGCCCTCACTCGTTTCTCCTCGTTCCCCCGCCGAACCGTTCTTGCTTCCCCTGCCCCAAGTCGCAACAGAGAGCAGATTATCCCTTGTTCTTATCTTTaatcccaccagccgtcacatacaacacattatcctccgacattttcgccaaccCAACActctcacatcttcccatctccatctttttccactttccgcagagaccgcaacTCCCTGATTAATCCATCCCTTCCGACCCAACCCCTCCTCAGGTTCTTCCCTAACAACCGCatgagatacaacacctgtccctaaatCTTCTACCTCGACTTGGTCCAGGGACCTCGACAATCCTTTCTGATTTGGTAGAGATTTATTTGGCCCTGCTTCAAGCTCATCTTCTATATTCGTTGTTCaagctaaaggatttgagtataggagcagggaggttctactgcagatgtgcagggtcttggtgagaccacacctggagtgttgcgtacagttttggtctcctaatctgaggacagactgattcctgggatggcaggactttcatatgaagaaagactggatagactcggcttgtactcgctagaatttagaagattgaggaggggtcttatagaagcttacaacattcttaagcggttggacaggctagacgcaggaagattgttcccgatattggggaagttcagaacaagggctcacacagtttaaggataagggggaagtcttttaggaccgagatgagaaaaacattttccacaccgagagtggtgaatctctggaattttctgccacagaaggttgttgtggccagttcattggctatatttaagagggagttagatgaggcccttgtggctaaatgtatcagggtgtatggagagaaggcaggtacagaatactgagttggatgatcagccatgatcatattgaatggtggtgcaggctcgaagggccgaatggcctactcctgcagctattttctatgtttctatgtttctatttccctatacagtggcttgcaaatttttcataccccttgaacttttccacattttgtcacgttacaaccacaaacgtaaatgtattttattggggttttatgtgatagaccaacgcaaagtggtgcataattgtgaagtggaaggaaattgatatatggttttcaattttttttacaaaactgaaaagtgtggcgtgcaaaagtattcagcccccctgagtcaatactttgtagaaccacctttcgctggaaTTACAGCTGCAcgccttttggggtatgtctctaccagctttgcacatctagagactgaagattttgcccattcttcattgcaaaatagctcaagctcagtcagattggatggagagcgtctgtgagcagcaattttcaagtcttgccagagattcgcaATTGGATTTAGGCCCAGACTTTGACTGGgctattctaacacatgaatatgctttgatctacaccattccattgtagctctggctgcatgtttagggtcgttgtcctgctggaacgtgaacctccgctccagtctcaagtcttttgcagattctaacaggtttgcttccaagattgccctgtatttggctccatccatcttcccatcaactctgaccagcttccctgtccctgctgaagaaaagcattcccacagcatgatgctgccaccaccatgttttacagtggggatggtgtgttcagggtgatgtgcagtgttagttttccgccacacatagcgttttgcatttaggccaaaaacttcaattgtgGTCTCATCTGacgagagcaccttcctccacatgtttgctgtgtcccccacatggcttgtggcaaattgcaaacgggacttcttatggctttttttcaacaatggctttcttcttgccactcttccataaaggcccgatttgtggagtgcacgactaatagtagtcctgtggacagattctcccacctgagctgtggatctctgcagctcctcaagagataccatggctgcttctctgatcaatgctctccttgcccggcctggcagtttaggtggacggccatgtccaggtaggtttgcagttgtgccatattctttccattttcggatgatggattgaacagtgctccgtgagatgttcaaagcttgggatatttttttataacctaaccctggtttaaacttctccacaactttatccctgacctaaggtacacaaaattgctggggaaactcagcgggtgcagcagcatctatggagcgaaggaaatgggcgacgtttcgggctaaaacccttcttcagactgatggggggtgggggaaagaaagaaggaaaaggggaggaggaggaggagcccgagggcgggcggatgggagggtgggaggagacagctagagggttaaggaagggga belongs to Amblyraja radiata isolate CabotCenter1 chromosome 40, sAmbRad1.1.pri, whole genome shotgun sequence and includes:
- the LOC116967636 gene encoding tubulin alpha chain-like, whose translation is MPTDSTIGGGDDSFNTFFSETGAGKHVPRAVFIDLEPTVIDEVRTGTYRQLFHPEQLITGKEDAANNYARGHCSIGKEIVDLVLDRIRKLADLCTGLQGFLIFHSFGGGTGSGFTSLLMERLSVDYGKKSKLEFSVYPAPQISTAVVEPYNAVLVTHCTLEHSDCAFMVDNEAIYDLCRRNLDIERPTYTNLNRLLAQIVSSITASLRFDGALNVDLTEFQTNLVPYPRIHFPLVTYAPIISAEKAYHEELSVPQLTNACFEPANQMVKCDPRQGKYMSCCMLYRGDVVPKDVNASIATIKTKRSIQFVDWCPTGFKVGINYQPPTVVPGGDLAKVQRALCMLSNTTAISMAWSRLNLKFDKMYAKRAFVHWYVGEGLEEGEFQDAREDMASLEKDYQEVAVDSADLERRGEEEE